ACCTTCGCGTACACCTACACGCGCAAACCGCCGAAGCATGTGCGCCCGCGCGATAACGTAGTCGTACGGCTGTGTTCGATCGAATGCGATTTCGCGCGCCCGCTCGCGGACCGTTCGAGTGACGCCAACCGCGCGTTCCAGCGCGACATCCAGCAGTGGTCGCGCATCACGAAGAACCTGTATATCTGGGACTACACGCAGAACTGGCACGCCTTCCAGGGGCCGCACCCGAATGTCCAGGTCCTGCAGCCGAACGTGAAGTTTTTTCTCGATCACGGTGTCAGCGGCGTTTTCGAGCAGGCCGCCCACTCGCCAGGCGCCGATTTCGAATATCTTAAGGCCTACATTCTTGCGCAGGCGCTCTGGGACCCGGACGTGGATTGGCGCACGCTCTACGATGAGTTCCTCGCGTTGTATTACCGCGAGGCCGCGCCATTCATCCGCGAGTATCACGCCCTGATCACGAACAAGGTCTTCGCGGACAATTACGCGCTGGGCATCTTCTCGAAGAGGGAGTGGATGGACTACGCGACGGTTGAGAAGGCCGAGGACATCTTCCGGCGAGCTTTCGCAGCGGTCCAAGACCCGGAAATCATGGAACGGCTCAAGCGCGCTTATCTTCCGGTGCAGTACGCGGCATTGACCTGTCCGCCCGTGGTGGAAATCGCTGAAAACGCATATCTCCTGCGCCGTCCGCCCAGCCTCACCTTTGACGAGTACTGGAAGGTGCTGGAAGGCTACGGAGTAACGCATCTGGCCGACCCGGGGATCGAGGAATTCCGGCGGCGGCTGAATGGCCAAACGCCGCCGCGTCAGCAAGAGATTCCCTTCGCGCGCCTGGAAAATGACGCCTGCGAGGTGTGGATAGTGCCTGAAATCGGCGGGTCTGTCGTGCGTTTTCGCGACAAACAAGGCGGGACGGAGTTATTGCGGGGGTTTCAGACTCCGTTTGCCGGCGCCGGCATGATGCAAGAGTGGAACATCATAGACCCGAAGGACCCGCATATCGAGGAGATAGTGGCAAGACGATACGAATGGCTTGACGGGGAGCCGGGCGGCGTAGCCGTCCGCGCGAAACTCGACAATAGTCTGGTCATTACCCGCCGGATGCGCCTCGCAGACGACGGACTATACGTGGCGCTGGAATTCTCGAACGGCGGCGGCGACCTTGTCGTGCCGCGCGTCAAGCTGCATCCGGAATTCGCGTATGACGCCCATCGCGACCCTGAAATCTGGTTGTACCGCGACGGTGCGTGGTCACGGCAGCCCCTCCTTTTCACCACTGGCAGCGAAATCGCGGCGGAAAGACTTGAGGCGGCCGGCGTCACGCGCTGGGCCCTGCGGCTGCCGAAACGCAGCGGTTTTCTCGTGAATACGGTTGATCCAGAGCAACTCGACGCGCTCTTCTACTTCTACAACCGGTCGACAGGGTGCGTGAATCTCGAATTGTATCCCATTCAGGCGCCCTTGGAACCCGGCGAATCCAGACTGCTCGAGACCGCCTATTGCATCGCGCCGCGGTTGCCCTCTTAGCACGCCATTTCAGAAATACGGTCACGCGTGGAATGCGCGAGCATGTTTGCGCTCTGCTCTTTGCGGAGCTTGCCCCGTCAAGTGGGCCGCCGGGCAGCGAGCTGCCCCAAAGAAGCGGCGGCAAGCTACCGCACTCCCCGTGAACCGCGGCAATACGTTAGCGAACCTGTAGAACAGCCCAATTGGCCCGCCAATGCCGCGATTCGGCTGCCCGACGCGCCGGATTGCGGCATTTCCGGGAATTTTAACCCTCTCATGTGCGGTTCCTGCCTGAGACGGGGGATAACAGGAGCCGCCTGCGGTCAGGCCGGTACGCCCCGTGAGAGTATTGTGGAAAAAAGACCTCAGATACCCTTCGCGCTATGGTGTCTCGCGGCTGTATTGTGCGTGGCAACGCTGTGCCTCATCTTTCTCGGCGGGCAAGTCAAGAGCCACGAAGCAGGGCTTGCCGTGCCCGATTGGCCCCTGACCTACGGCCAGAACCCCATCACCTATCCGTATCAGGACTGGGTCGGCAACATTTTTCATGAGCATTTTCACCGGTTGTGGGCGGGCAGCGTGGCCACGCTGACGCTGATCTTGGCGCTGTTGCTGCAATTCTTTGAGCCCGCGCGCTGGCTGAAAGGGATGGGCTGGCTTGCGGTTTGCGTGGTGTTATTGCAGGCGACGCTGGGCGGGCTGACAGTACTCTTCAAGCTCCCCGTACTCATATCGAGTTCGCACGCGCTGCTTGCCCAGACCTTCTTTGCGATTACGATTGTCATCGCCTTCGGGCTCTGGCGCGCGTGGAACCAGGAAGTCGTGCCCGAACAGACTGCACACGCCGGGAGCCTGCTCCGCTGCTCGTACGTTCTCATCGCACTCGTATATCTACAGCTTTTCCTCGGCGCGCTGATGCGCCACACGGAGTCGGGGCTCGCCGTTCCCGACTTTCCGGCAACAGGCGGGCAGTGGCTGCCGCGTTTCGATGGTGCGATGCTCGCATGGATCAACGACTGGCGTTTCGAGCATGCGAACGCGTTGGGCCAGGACCTTGAGCCGGTGACGATGGGCCAGGTCGTCATTCATTTTCTGCACCGTGCGGGCGCGTTGGCCGTGCTGTGCGGCGGGCTGCTCCTGACGCTTCAATCGTACCGTCAGCGGGCGGCTCACCCCTTGCTGTTCCGCACCGCCGGATACCTTTGGGCATTACTGCTCGCGCAGATCACGCTTGGCGCGCTTACCGTCTGGACGGCGAAGACCCCCTTGATCACGAGTCTGCACGTTGTCACAGGCGCGGCATTTCTCGGGTTCAGCGTGGTCTATGCGGCCCGCGCGTGGGTGCGCACGCCGTCTGCAACGCCCGCGCTGCGGGACCGCCCCTCGCTTGAGAGCAAAGAAGCAGGTTCGGGGCGTTCGGCACGCGCCCGGTCGCGGGGCTCGCGGCGGTTCCGCGCATATTTGGAACTCACGAAACCGCGCATCTTCACGATGGTGATGATTACGACCGCGTTCGGTTTCAGCATGGGCCGGGGCGGTCCGCTGCCGTTGTATCTGCACGTAATCACACTGCTGGGCACGGGGATTACCGCGGCGGGCGCGGGCGCGCTCAACCAGTATTACGAGCGCGAAGTGGACGCGCTCATGAAACGCACGCGGCGGCGGCCCTTGCCCCAGCACAGGATTGCGCCGGGCAACGCGCTTGCGTTTGGTCTGGTGCTCACGTTGTTGGGCGGAGCCATGCTCTGTCTGTTCGTGAACGTGCTGTCCGGCGCGCTCGCGTGGCTCAGCGCGCTGCTTTATGTCGGCGTCTACACGCCGCTGAAGCGCTATTCATGGCTGAACACGACGATGGGCGCCATTCCGGGCGCGATCCCGCCGCTCATCGGCTGGGCCGCCGCGACGGGCCAAATCAACCTCGGCGGGTGGGTCCTGTTCCTGATCCTGTTTCTCTGGCAGCACCCCCATTTCTACAGCATCGCGTGGATGTTCCGGGACGACTACGGGCAGGCGGGATTCCAGATGCTTCCTGTCG
The genomic region above belongs to Candidatus Hydrogenedentota bacterium and contains:
- a CDS encoding DUF4838 domain-containing protein, which codes for MSGWKLWTPALLLVLAALPAQTAAWLSACEYADAQIVVADSAAPSEQYAAREFQKYWERCTGHRLPVSHDAAPGVTTIWIGRDGMRLVDRLNLDGLGDDGFHVRSVSLHQERDMQYLSFRRETRLPLRARHLLIAGGRQRGTLYGVYQFFHDCFGVRWLTPETTHIPPPPDEIPELNCRFVPPIPYRDTNYWVFTRNPEFAVIHRLNGNSVSAIAGEMGGFIGYAGGFGHTFHDLVDPEVYFEEHPEYFSETGGERTKRSQLCLTNPEVVRIATESVRELLRANPPNRRIVSVTQMDWPFWCECANCAAVDAREGSHAGTVIQFVNMIAEAVADEFPDAMIDTFAYTYTRKPPKHVRPRDNVVVRLCSIECDFARPLADRSSDANRAFQRDIQQWSRITKNLYIWDYTQNWHAFQGPHPNVQVLQPNVKFFLDHGVSGVFEQAAHSPGADFEYLKAYILAQALWDPDVDWRTLYDEFLALYYREAAPFIREYHALITNKVFADNYALGIFSKREWMDYATVEKAEDIFRRAFAAVQDPEIMERLKRAYLPVQYAALTCPPVVEIAENAYLLRRPPSLTFDEYWKVLEGYGVTHLADPGIEEFRRRLNGQTPPRQQEIPFARLENDACEVWIVPEIGGSVVRFRDKQGGTELLRGFQTPFAGAGMMQEWNIIDPKDPHIEEIVARRYEWLDGEPGGVAVRAKLDNSLVITRRMRLADDGLYVALEFSNGGGDLVVPRVKLHPEFAYDAHRDPEIWLYRDGAWSRQPLLFTTGSEIAAERLEAAGVTRWALRLPKRSGFLVNTVDPEQLDALFYFYNRSTGCVNLELYPIQAPLEPGESRLLETAYCIAPRLPS
- the cyoE gene encoding heme o synthase; translated protein: MEKRPQIPFALWCLAAVLCVATLCLIFLGGQVKSHEAGLAVPDWPLTYGQNPITYPYQDWVGNIFHEHFHRLWAGSVATLTLILALLLQFFEPARWLKGMGWLAVCVVLLQATLGGLTVLFKLPVLISSSHALLAQTFFAITIVIAFGLWRAWNQEVVPEQTAHAGSLLRCSYVLIALVYLQLFLGALMRHTESGLAVPDFPATGGQWLPRFDGAMLAWINDWRFEHANALGQDLEPVTMGQVVIHFLHRAGALAVLCGGLLLTLQSYRQRAAHPLLFRTAGYLWALLLAQITLGALTVWTAKTPLITSLHVVTGAAFLGFSVVYAARAWVRTPSATPALRDRPSLESKEAGSGRSARARSRGSRRFRAYLELTKPRIFTMVMITTAFGFSMGRGGPLPLYLHVITLLGTGITAAGAGALNQYYEREVDALMKRTRRRPLPQHRIAPGNALAFGLVLTLLGGAMLCLFVNVLSGALAWLSALLYVGVYTPLKRYSWLNTTMGAIPGAIPPLIGWAAATGQINLGGWVLFLILFLWQHPHFYSIAWMFRDDYGQAGFQMLPVVKPDGRATLQQSLGAAILLVPIALMPTFVRVAGWPYFAGALVCSLWFAVVCARWRMTRTNRDARGVLRASVIYLPLLLLLIIADAVIS